A window of Campylobacter concisus contains these coding sequences:
- a CDS encoding Rad52/Rad22 family DNA repair protein, with product MFNEKQIKILQEELDSSRIKTREKANIKLSYLEGFDVIETANNIFGFGSWSYSIVSLGQVSQETNNNQNAVICYKAVVKVDVFSLDHSKCITRQDVGFGTGVAKSLADAHENGAKEAVTDALKRSLRTFGNQFGNSLYDKSRNCVQQNTQPSNLQKATAVLQRQEQKPNFHARQDGFNQADEQTTLQNLGLDIVQRNGFLLVTGKDVFSKKDTIKSLGFRWDNGSKQWYKAISPNVA from the coding sequence ATGTTTAACGAAAAACAAATTAAAATCCTGCAAGAAGAACTAGATAGCAGTAGAATAAAAACAAGAGAAAAGGCCAATATTAAATTATCCTACTTGGAAGGTTTTGACGTTATAGAAACCGCCAATAATATTTTTGGATTCGGGAGCTGGAGCTATAGCATCGTTTCATTAGGGCAAGTGTCACAAGAGACGAACAATAATCAAAATGCCGTCATTTGTTATAAAGCCGTAGTCAAGGTTGATGTCTTTAGCTTGGATCACTCCAAATGCATTACTCGTCAAGATGTAGGATTTGGCACAGGGGTAGCCAAAAGTCTAGCAGACGCTCACGAAAACGGCGCAAAAGAGGCCGTAACCGATGCACTAAAAAGGAGTTTGCGGACATTTGGAAATCAATTCGGCAATTCTCTATACGACAAAAGCCGCAACTGCGTCCAGCAAAATACGCAACCAAGCAATTTGCAAAAAGCGACTGCCGTCTTACAAAGACAAGAACAAAAACCAAATTTCCATGCTAGGCAAGATGGTTTTAATCAAGCCGACGAGCAAACGACCTTACAAAATTTAGGTTTAGATATCGTCCAACGAAATGGATTTTTGCTAGTTACTGGGAAAGACGTATTTTCAAAGAAGGATACGATTAAATCTCTTGGCTTTAGATGGGACAATGGCAGCAAGCAATGGTATAAAGCCATTAGCCCTAACGTTGCATAA
- a CDS encoding YagK/YfjJ domain-containing protein gives MTKKHCGRTEQRRQESLNKYVDGIMKTNSRIDVIRVDLYYRQENRDDVTLESFDNDINRLYTNKRSNTIFKNSKGYIIKMEQGDSGYNHLHAHVVIFMDGQSSREQTAPKTAKRLCDYWNDSITKGKGCSHNCNLGKYKNNGLGRICYDDKEKIQILKEKVLPYLCKGEQNIVNANGKGFRALRRGVMPKKNNKGRPRNN, from the coding sequence ATGACAAAGAAACACTGTGGCAGAACAGAACAGAGAAGGCAAGAAAGTCTAAATAAATATGTAGATGGAATCATGAAAACTAACTCGAGGATAGACGTGATAAGGGTTGATTTGTATTATAGACAAGAAAATAGAGACGACGTTACATTGGAAAGCTTTGACAATGATATCAACCGCTTATACACCAATAAACGAAGCAATACGATATTTAAAAATTCAAAAGGCTATATTATCAAAATGGAGCAAGGAGATAGTGGATATAACCACTTGCACGCTCACGTCGTTATCTTTATGGATGGGCAAAGTAGTAGAGAGCAAACAGCACCAAAGACAGCCAAGCGTCTTTGCGACTATTGGAATGATAGTATTACAAAAGGTAAAGGGTGTTCTCATAATTGCAATTTAGGAAAATATAAGAATAATGGACTGGGTAGAATTTGCTACGATGACAAAGAAAAAATACAAATTCTGAAAGAGAAAGTGCTGCCCTATCTATGCAAGGGAGAGCAAAATATAGTCAATGCAAACGGAAAAGGCTTTAGGGCTTTAAGGAGAGGTGTCA
- a CDS encoding DUF932 domain-containing protein yields MTISNEPLTNEQLEQLAPSLFADEPYFEASDKYHFISTIDVINEIRDYAWYPVGVSEANVRDEKKEGFQKHYVRFRHLDDFLNPGENVVELLLFNSHDRSKCFSISAGVFRFVCANGLVVSDEVFESYQIKHLGDKENDVSIAINKIAKAKYDILDKIKLFSKIPLTQDDKASFAKAAIQLRFEKHLEVDYRDLLVPHRIEDEKDDLYTTFNTIQEHLIRGNISGINAETNRRFTSRIIKSISTDTDINKKLWNMAESIAKIKATQSKLIA; encoded by the coding sequence ATGACTATATCAAACGAACCGCTCACCAATGAGCAATTAGAGCAACTAGCTCCGTCTTTGTTTGCGGACGAACCGTATTTTGAAGCAAGCGACAAGTATCACTTTATATCTACGATCGACGTAATAAACGAGATCAGGGATTACGCTTGGTATCCCGTAGGCGTAAGCGAAGCAAACGTGAGAGACGAAAAGAAAGAGGGATTTCAAAAGCATTACGTAAGGTTTCGTCATCTAGACGATTTTTTAAACCCGGGAGAGAATGTAGTAGAGCTTTTACTGTTTAATTCGCACGATAGAAGCAAATGCTTTAGTATAAGCGCGGGCGTATTTAGATTCGTTTGTGCTAACGGCCTAGTGGTATCAGACGAAGTATTCGAGTCTTACCAAATAAAACACTTGGGCGATAAAGAAAACGACGTATCTATTGCTATAAACAAAATAGCCAAAGCCAAATACGATATTTTGGACAAAATAAAGCTATTTAGCAAAATACCACTAACCCAAGACGATAAAGCAAGCTTTGCCAAGGCTGCGATCCAGTTAAGATTTGAAAAGCATTTGGAGGTGGATTATAGAGATTTATTGGTTCCGCACAGAATAGAAGACGAGAAGGACGACCTATATACTACCTTTAACACTATCCAGGAGCATTTAATTAGGGGCAACATTAGCGGAATTAACGCCGAAACGAATAGACGATTTACTAGCAGGATTATAAAATCGATTTCTACCGATACAGACATAAACAAGAAGCTTTGGAATATGGCAGAAAGCATCGCCAAGATTAAAGCTACTCAAAGCAAATTGATAGCATAA